From the genome of Acidobacteriota bacterium, one region includes:
- a CDS encoding ABC transporter permease has product MFDRFAWSVALRNLRYNLGKTLLMMGVVAVSVTLIIFLGALIGGLQRRLIASVTGAIPHVVMRQPERVPLSVADTAAPDGPLYAGERIRLERQKRKIEDWPFWLARLQRFDPDVAAVSPVVEGQGFMSRGARRQGVAVVGVIPERHNEVVDIQSKLVTGRFFGLNAGEVALGYKLADEFSLRLGDKVRLVSIEGNAGTYTVAGIFDSGFAAVDGGTLYLTLRDGQTLFGVGTAVTSIGLKLGDIFGADAMARRLALQVPYETRSWMEDNQSLLSGLRAQSQSSNLIVGFTILGAGFGIASMLIMSVMSQLREIGILKAMGANRRQITAVFTVEGVLLSLFGGAAGAVQGSALCLWLAGFRTTASATGRLVETFPIDLGPALILGSIAIAVGIGFLASLYPAWRAARVNPIDVIRGA; this is encoded by the coding sequence ATGTTCGACCGTTTCGCCTGGTCCGTGGCGCTGCGGAACCTGCGCTACAACCTGGGCAAGACCCTGCTCATGATGGGGGTCGTGGCGGTCTCCGTCACCCTGATCATCTTCCTCGGCGCCCTCATCGGCGGGCTGCAGCGGCGGCTCATCGCCAGCGTCACCGGCGCCATCCCCCACGTCGTCATGCGCCAGCCCGAGCGGGTGCCGCTGTCGGTGGCCGACACGGCGGCGCCGGACGGGCCGCTTTACGCCGGCGAGCGGATCCGGCTGGAGCGGCAGAAGCGCAAGATCGAGGACTGGCCCTTCTGGCTGGCCCGGCTGCAGCGCTTCGACCCGGACGTGGCGGCGGTGTCGCCGGTGGTGGAGGGGCAAGGGTTCATGTCGCGCGGTGCCCGCCGGCAGGGAGTGGCGGTGGTGGGCGTGATCCCGGAGCGCCACAACGAGGTGGTGGATATCCAGTCGAAACTGGTGACGGGCCGGTTCTTCGGGCTCAACGCCGGCGAGGTCGCCCTCGGCTATAAGCTGGCTGACGAGTTCTCGCTCCGCCTCGGGGACAAGGTCCGCCTGGTGAGCATCGAGGGGAACGCCGGCACCTACACCGTCGCCGGCATCTTCGACAGCGGCTTCGCCGCCGTCGACGGCGGCACCCTCTACCTGACGCTGCGCGACGGCCAGACCCTCTTCGGCGTGGGCACCGCCGTCACCAGCATCGGCTTGAAGCTCGGCGACATCTTCGGCGCCGACGCCATGGCGCGGCGCCTGGCACTGCAGGTCCCCTACGAGACGCGCTCCTGGATGGAGGACAACCAGTCGCTCCTGTCCGGACTGCGCGCCCAGAGCCAGTCATCGAACCTCATCGTGGGCTTCACCATCCTGGGCGCCGGCTTCGGCATCGCCAGCATGCTCATCATGTCGGTGATGAGCCAGCTCCGGGAGATCGGCATCCTCAAGGCCATGGGCGCCAACCGCCGCCAGATCACCGCCGTGTTCACCGTGGAGGGCGTGCTGCTGTCGCTCTTCGGCGGCGCCGCCGGGGCTGTCCAGGGGTCCGCCTTGTGCCTGTGGCTGGCCGGCTTCCGCACCACCGCCAGCGCCACCGGTCGGCTGGTGGAAACCTTCCCGATTGACCTCGGCCCCGCCCTGATCCTGGGGAGCATCGCCATCGCCGTGGGCATCGGTTTTCTCGCCTCACTCTACCCGGCCTGGCGGGCGGCGCGGGTCAATCCCATCGACGTGATCCGGGGGGCGTGA
- a CDS encoding efflux RND transporter periplasmic adaptor subunit, whose protein sequence is MRHTLWISGALLVAAAGWLGFSRLRVREVETVRPAEREVVELVIASGTLRAKRQSPIGSEVTGVIESVFVEDGDRVAAGASLVQLRRDDARQRLEQSRQAAQTAAAELALVRRGTTPEELARADAELDRATAARLQAERDFARRRALFDDQVVAQADLDLAASTRDQAAAAEAAARETLADLRARPRPEDLQVAEARLREAETAVLVAKQDLERRTIRAPLPGLVIRRSAEPGQSVTPGNALLELADLRVTEIYVETDENNLDRLRTGQRATVLAPAFRDQPFAATLAQIGPEVDSSRGVVGLRFTPDRLPDFVRPDMTVDVSVEVARLPRALSLPATALLQRDGRWHVLVVTGDTVREQPVRVLARGTEWIAVTGVPSDAAVLVRGTEAAAGDTVRPVARP, encoded by the coding sequence ATGCGACACACCTTGTGGATCAGCGGCGCGCTCCTCGTGGCGGCGGCGGGCTGGCTGGGCTTCAGCCGGCTGCGCGTCCGCGAGGTCGAAACCGTCCGGCCGGCGGAGCGGGAGGTGGTGGAGCTGGTCATTGCCAGCGGCACCCTCCGGGCCAAGCGGCAGAGCCCCATCGGCAGCGAGGTGACAGGCGTCATCGAATCGGTGTTCGTGGAAGACGGTGACCGCGTCGCCGCCGGCGCCTCCCTCGTCCAGCTCCGGCGGGACGACGCGCGCCAGCGCCTGGAGCAGAGCCGCCAGGCCGCCCAGACCGCTGCGGCCGAGCTGGCCCTTGTCCGCCGCGGCACCACGCCCGAGGAGCTGGCCCGCGCCGATGCGGAACTGGACCGGGCGACCGCCGCCCGGCTCCAGGCCGAGCGGGACTTCGCGCGCAGGCGCGCCCTTTTCGACGACCAGGTGGTCGCCCAAGCCGACCTGGACCTGGCCGCCTCCACGCGGGACCAGGCCGCCGCCGCCGAGGCAGCCGCGCGCGAGACGCTGGCCGACCTGCGCGCCCGGCCGCGCCCCGAAGACCTGCAGGTGGCCGAAGCGCGCCTGCGCGAAGCGGAGACGGCGGTGCTGGTGGCCAAGCAGGATCTGGAGCGCCGGACGATCCGCGCGCCGCTGCCCGGGCTGGTTATCCGCCGGAGCGCCGAACCCGGCCAGAGTGTCACCCCCGGCAACGCTCTCCTGGAACTGGCCGATCTGCGGGTGACAGAAATTTACGTCGAAACCGACGAGAACAATCTGGACCGTCTGCGAACCGGCCAGCGGGCGACGGTGCTGGCGCCGGCGTTCCGCGACCAGCCGTTTGCCGCGACGCTGGCTCAGATCGGACCGGAAGTGGACAGCAGCCGCGGCGTGGTGGGGCTCCGTTTCACTCCCGACCGGCTCCCCGACTTCGTCCGCCCCGACATGACCGTGGACGTCAGCGTCGAGGTGGCCCGGCTGCCGCGGGCGCTCAGCCTCCCCGCCACCGCGCTCCTGCAGCGCGACGGCCGCTGGCACGTGCTGGTCGTGACGGGTGATACGGTGCGCGAACAGCCCGTCCGCGTTCTGGCCCGCGGCACGGAGTGGATCGCTGTGACGGGCGTGCCGTCCGACGCCGCGGTGCTGGTCCGTGGCACCGAGGCCGCAGCCGGAGACACGGTCCGGCCGGTTGCGCGACCCTGA